The following are encoded together in the Salvia hispanica cultivar TCC Black 2014 chromosome 6, UniMelb_Shisp_WGS_1.0, whole genome shotgun sequence genome:
- the LOC125194498 gene encoding pentatricopeptide repeat-containing protein At5g66520-like isoform X1 produces the protein MYKREVEHSCLSLLQLCNSYSKLTQIHARILKLGLLNNPFVLTKFTSISSALNAIHYACSLIFSPEAHPYNHDAFLFNTIIEAFAQSTQFKRTSIFYYNKMLTHCFKPNNYTFPFVFKACAGIRDFHLGKSVQGSVLKLGFHGESHVVNAMLHMYCCCEDGIQFAEKVFEEMPKRNSVPWSTMMGGYVRRGMSAEAINLFRAMQTAGVRPDEITMVMVLSACADLGALELGRWVELYVEREKLEMREKLCNALIDMFAKCGDVDSALRLFNNMPLSKRSIVSWTCVISGMALHGRGLEAVALFEEMRRAGVVPDSVAFLCLLTACSHSGLVEEGKHYFNSMEKDFAIAPKIEHYGCMVDLLSRAGLAEQALEFINTMPMAPNPVIWRTLVSSSHAQAHLLLGERVTTDLIKAEPMQEANYVMLASIYAKLSDWKRKTRVREAMRKKGIKKIPGSTMIELGDGIYEFVAGDKSQKEHSQIYEMVEEMERKMRAAGYVSTTTNVLLDIEEEDKEGALNKHSEKLAIAFALLKTSPRSTIRIVKNLRVCVDCHNATKLISLIYNRQIVVRDRNRFHHFKDGFCSCKDFW, from the coding sequence ATGTATAAACGAGAGGTGGAGCACAGCTGCCTTAGCCTTCTTCAACTATGCAATTCTTACTCAAAACTCACTCAAATTCATGCAAGAATTCTCAAGCTCGGTTTGCTCAACAACCCTTTCGTCCTCACCAAATTCACCTCCATTTCTTCAGCTCTAAACGCAATCCATTATGCCTGTTCTCTCATCTTCTCCCCTGAAGCACACCCGTATAACCATGACGCCTTCCTTTTCAACACCATTATCGAAGCTTTTGCACAATCCACTCAATTTAAGCGCACCAGCATATTTTACTACAACAAAATGCTTACACATTGCTTCAAACCAAATAACTACACCTTCCCTTTCGTCTTCAAGGCTTGTGCCGGCATTCGCGACTTCCATCTTGGCAAATCCGTCCAGGGCTCGGTTTTGAAACTCGGATTTCATGGCGAATCGCATGTTGTCAACGCAATGCTTCACATGTATTGCTGTTGTGAAGATGGGATTCAGTTTGCAGAGAAGGTGTTCGAGGAAATGCCTAAGAGAAATTCTGTCCCTTGGAGCACGATGATGGGCGGGTATGTGAGGAGGGGAATGTCTGCTGAAGCTATCAACTTGTTCAGAGCGATGCAGACTGCGGGGGTGAGGCCGGATGAGATCACTATGGTGATGGTGTTATCGGCCTGTGCTGACCTCGGAGCCCTTGAGCTCGGGAGGTGGGTGGAATTATACGTCGAGAGGGAGAAGCTTGAGATGAGAGAGAAGCTCTGCAATGCCTTGATAGACATGTTTGCTAAATGTGGTGATGTTGATAGTGCATTGAGGCTGTTCAACAACATGCCTCTAAGTAAAAGGAGTATTGTTTCTTGGACTTGTGTGATTTCCGGCATGGCATTGCACGGGCGTGGTTTGGAGGCCGTTGCCCTCTTTGAGGAGATGAGACGAGCCGGGGTTGTCCCTGACAGTGTTGCATTCTTGTGCTTGCTCACTGCTTGCAGCCACTCTGGTTTAGTCGAGGAGGGGAAGcattatttcaattcaatGGAGAAAGATTTCGCCATTGCTCCAAAAATAGAGCACTACGGATGTATGGTGGATCTGCTAAGCAGGGCCGGATTAGCTGAACAAGCTCTCGAGTTTATAAACACAATGCCAATGGCGCCAAATCCAGTCATATGGCGAACTTTGGTATCTTCGTCTCATGCTCAAGCTCATCTCCTTCTTGGTGAAAGAGTCACCACGGATCTCATCAAGGCCGAGCCTATGCAAGAGGCGAACTATGTGATGCTCGCGTCCATCTATGCCAAGCTCTCGGATTGGAAAAGGAAAACCAGAGTTAGGGAAGCAATGAGGAAGAAAGGGATCAAGAAAATCCCGGGAAGCACCATGATTGAGCTCGGTGATGGGATTTACGAGTTTGTAGCTGGCGATAAATCTCAAAAAGAGCACTCCCAGATTTATGAGATGGTGGAGGAGATGGAGAGGAAGATGAGAGCTGCAGGATACGTTTCTACAACGACTAATGTGTTGCTCGACATTGAGGAAGAAGATAAAGAGGGTGCTCTGAATAAGCATAGTGAGAAGCTGGCCATTGCATTTGCGCTGCTTAAAACTAGTCCGAGATCGACTATTCGGATAGTGAAGAATCTGCGGGTTTGTGTGGATTGTCACAATGCTACTAAACTCATATCTCTCATATATAATAGACAGATAGTAGTAAGAGATAGGAACAGGTTTCATCACTTTAAAGATGGATTCTGCTCCTGCAAAGATTTCTGGTAA
- the LOC125194498 gene encoding pentatricopeptide repeat-containing protein At5g66520-like isoform X2 has translation MYKREVEHSCLSLLQLCNSYSKLTQIHARILKLGLLNNPFVLTKFTSISSALNAIHYACSLIFSPEAHPYNHDAFLFNTIIEAFAQSTQFKRTSIFYYNKMLTHCFKPNNYTFPFVFKACAGIRDFHLGKSVQGSVLKLGFHGESHVVNAMLHMYCCCEDGIQFAEKVFEEMPKRNSVPWSTMMGGYVRRGMSAEAINLFRAMQTAGVRPDEITMVMVLSACADLGALELGRWVELYVEREKLEMREKLCNALIDMFAKCGDVDSALRLFNNMPLSKRSIVSWTCVISGMALHGRGLEAVALFEEMRRAGVVPDSVAFLCLLTACSHSGLVEEGKHYFNSMEKDFAIAPKIEHYGCMVDLLSRAGLAEQALEFINTMPMAPNPVIWRTLVSSSHAQAHLLLGERVTTDLIKAEPMQEANYVMLASIYAKLSDWKRKTRVREAMRKKGIKKIPGSTMIELGDGIYEFVAGDKSQKEHSQIYEMVEEMERKMRAAGYVSTTTNVLLDIEEEDKEGALNKHSEKLAIAFALLKTSPRSTIRIVKNLRGLRRY, from the coding sequence ATGTATAAACGAGAGGTGGAGCACAGCTGCCTTAGCCTTCTTCAACTATGCAATTCTTACTCAAAACTCACTCAAATTCATGCAAGAATTCTCAAGCTCGGTTTGCTCAACAACCCTTTCGTCCTCACCAAATTCACCTCCATTTCTTCAGCTCTAAACGCAATCCATTATGCCTGTTCTCTCATCTTCTCCCCTGAAGCACACCCGTATAACCATGACGCCTTCCTTTTCAACACCATTATCGAAGCTTTTGCACAATCCACTCAATTTAAGCGCACCAGCATATTTTACTACAACAAAATGCTTACACATTGCTTCAAACCAAATAACTACACCTTCCCTTTCGTCTTCAAGGCTTGTGCCGGCATTCGCGACTTCCATCTTGGCAAATCCGTCCAGGGCTCGGTTTTGAAACTCGGATTTCATGGCGAATCGCATGTTGTCAACGCAATGCTTCACATGTATTGCTGTTGTGAAGATGGGATTCAGTTTGCAGAGAAGGTGTTCGAGGAAATGCCTAAGAGAAATTCTGTCCCTTGGAGCACGATGATGGGCGGGTATGTGAGGAGGGGAATGTCTGCTGAAGCTATCAACTTGTTCAGAGCGATGCAGACTGCGGGGGTGAGGCCGGATGAGATCACTATGGTGATGGTGTTATCGGCCTGTGCTGACCTCGGAGCCCTTGAGCTCGGGAGGTGGGTGGAATTATACGTCGAGAGGGAGAAGCTTGAGATGAGAGAGAAGCTCTGCAATGCCTTGATAGACATGTTTGCTAAATGTGGTGATGTTGATAGTGCATTGAGGCTGTTCAACAACATGCCTCTAAGTAAAAGGAGTATTGTTTCTTGGACTTGTGTGATTTCCGGCATGGCATTGCACGGGCGTGGTTTGGAGGCCGTTGCCCTCTTTGAGGAGATGAGACGAGCCGGGGTTGTCCCTGACAGTGTTGCATTCTTGTGCTTGCTCACTGCTTGCAGCCACTCTGGTTTAGTCGAGGAGGGGAAGcattatttcaattcaatGGAGAAAGATTTCGCCATTGCTCCAAAAATAGAGCACTACGGATGTATGGTGGATCTGCTAAGCAGGGCCGGATTAGCTGAACAAGCTCTCGAGTTTATAAACACAATGCCAATGGCGCCAAATCCAGTCATATGGCGAACTTTGGTATCTTCGTCTCATGCTCAAGCTCATCTCCTTCTTGGTGAAAGAGTCACCACGGATCTCATCAAGGCCGAGCCTATGCAAGAGGCGAACTATGTGATGCTCGCGTCCATCTATGCCAAGCTCTCGGATTGGAAAAGGAAAACCAGAGTTAGGGAAGCAATGAGGAAGAAAGGGATCAAGAAAATCCCGGGAAGCACCATGATTGAGCTCGGTGATGGGATTTACGAGTTTGTAGCTGGCGATAAATCTCAAAAAGAGCACTCCCAGATTTATGAGATGGTGGAGGAGATGGAGAGGAAGATGAGAGCTGCAGGATACGTTTCTACAACGACTAATGTGTTGCTCGACATTGAGGAAGAAGATAAAGAGGGTGCTCTGAATAAGCATAGTGAGAAGCTGGCCATTGCATTTGCGCTGCTTAAAACTAGTCCGAGATCGACTATTCGGATAGTGAAGAATCTGCGG